The following are encoded in a window of Clarias gariepinus isolate MV-2021 ecotype Netherlands chromosome 8, CGAR_prim_01v2, whole genome shotgun sequence genomic DNA:
- the LOC128529027 gene encoding cystatin-like yields the protein MFVKVVVLLLVLVLAVTSSMLVGTPVNADIKDPKIKQAVLFAIAAYNAKSESIYTSKVLKVINAQSQVVSGIKYTFTVKIATTSCKKMHAKRKCYVHSDPAIANPHKCKLAVWSQPWLKRMELVANTC from the exons ATGTTCGTTAAGGTTGTAGTCTTACTCTTGGTGCTCGTGTTGGCGGTGACGAGCAGCATGCTTGTCGGAACCCCAGTGAACGCAGACATAAAAGACCCGAAGATCAAGCAGGCCGTGCTGTTCGCAATCGCTGCGTATAACGCGAAATCAGAGAGCATTTACACCAGTAAAGTCCTTAAGGTGATCAACGCTCAGTCACAG GTTGTTTCTGGTATAAAGTACACCTTTACCGTTAAGATTGCCACGACTTCctgtaaaaaaatgcatgctAAAAGGAAATGTTACGTCCATTCGGACCCAGCAATTGCAAAT CCTCATAAATGCAAACTTGCAGTGTGGAGTCAGCCTTGGCTAAAACGCATGGAGCTGGTTGCAAATACCTGctga